Genomic DNA from Lactuca sativa cultivar Salinas chromosome 8, Lsat_Salinas_v11, whole genome shotgun sequence:
TTTATTTACTCTAATTTATTAAAGAATGACTTTCAAGGCATGCTTGAAATTTGGTAGCTCAAAATTAGTGATTAGGGCAATTAAAGATGGGTAAATGTTTTAAAAGAGTAATATAGTTTAgattttttacatatttagtcATTTATGTTTAGTTTTGTACACTTTAGTCACTTATGTTTTTGTACATGTTTAGTCACTTATGTTTTTTACTTTGTAAACATATGAccaaatatgtagaaaaaaacataaatgactaaatgtgtacaaaagtaAACATGAgcgactaaatatgtacaaaatcttaactttgttacccttttaagtcattatcacaTTAAAGATATATGGAACACAAAAAAGTTTACAGAAAAGTTACAAGTATATATATGATCATGAGTTTACCATATATAAAACGAATTAAAGATATATGGAACATATAAaaatgtgtgtgtttgtgtaaAATAAAGTGATAATGTACAAATAGTCAAGTAAATGAATGGACAACTTTAAGATATTTACAAAGGTTCTACAAAAAATATTTACATTGAGTTGTTGAATCCTTAAAAACACCAATGGATGCAGCACCATTGGTAACTCTACTAATTTACCAACCGATCATTTAACTCCATTTGTCAAAACTATCATCGAGCAGTACTCTCCATCGCTATAAATATTGCCAACTATTAATGGATTTTTGCATgtttaacaccaatttttgctCTCTGTCTCTAGTCTTTTGAGTATTTGACTGACCGATGCATATTTGGGCGCTTCATCTTATCTCAATGGCATTAATCCCTTCTAAGGTAGCTACAATTTCTTTCATTGAAGGTCGGTTTTTTGGGGCGATTTTGAGACAATTTAGGATGAGCTCAGCTACTTTGATTGCTCCTTTCGGAGTGTTACCTTGTCCCAACCGCTTCTCGAAGATTTCGTGCAGTATGTAATTATCAGATAAAATGGGTGTAGCGCGCTCCATTAAACTCTCTGGTGAGGAGCACTGCTTGTTatccaaaaaccctaaccctgcTATCATATCCAACATCGTCACTCCAAAGGCATAGACGTCACTCTTGACATACCAACAACCTGAagttgaagttataataactaaaatataagtattaattttatgttttaataaaagataaaatcaaataaaacatttatGTGGATGCCATATGGATCCCACCCAGCTCTAAAACTGAAACATggtaaatttgaaaaaaaaaaagttagttcAAGGGTTCTAATGTGCAAAGAAAAGcacaaattaattaataaacataATATAGAACGGATGACTATTGCCGAAAAAACAAAAACAAGCACGGAAAAACCATAGCATCACCTAAAGTCACACACAGACAACTTCTAACATGTTTGACATTTAAAGTCTAGACAAGACAACTTTTTTTAGAACAGAAGTCGTCTAGAAACAAGGATTGTTAATTATTGCCCTGTGATTTGGTATAACCTCAAAAAGCATATAACCCTAGTTAGTACTACTTTACTAGACTAATTAACATGCTTATGCTGGGATATGCAAGGTAACTGACCTGTAGCCATGTACTCAGGAGGGTTGTAACGAGTGGTGGAAAATGATCCACGAACCCGGGATAATGATGCCCATCCAAAATAGAGCTGTGCTTCATCATCCTAACACCAACAGGACAAAATCAATAAGATTCAACAGGCTAATTTGATTAAAAGGTGCAAGCATCTTGCATCGCTGTGAATATAGTGTTTGACACGTTTTAtgtcttttatgactatatatgattatgtgttcaatggaattttctttctttctttcttcaagAAAATGTACTTGATAAATGATGATCAGGTTCTTATATAcctcatttaataaaatatttgaggCATTGAAAGTCCTATATAGAGGGGTCCTCTTGTCAGTATGCAAGAAAGCAAGGCCTTTGGCTACTCCAATGGCAATTTTCATTGTTTTATCCCATGCAACTCGACGGCCTGCAAATTATTAAATAAAGTAAAATGAGCACAATTATCCTCATAACTGAAATTTAAGATATGGTTAAAACCCCCCATTAACATGGAAAAAGAGATGCAACTTGAAATTGAATCTGGAACATTTTAAGGGCCAATTAGGTTTCGACTATAAGAGGGAGATCTTCATTCTCTGGATTGTTGACTTGTTGTAGATTGAGTTAGAAAATTCATGATTTTGAATTTTATACACAAAAATATACAGAGGGAATACTTACGGTGAAAAATGTCTAGGAAGTTTCTGTTTGGTATGTATCCGTGTATGAGCACACGCATTCTGCCTTCTGAACTATACCCCAAGAGTTTAACAAGATTGGGATGGCTAACCCTTCCCCACTTTAGTTCTGCCTGTCACACGCAAACACACGATATCATTTAATAAATTAATCATAAAAAGTTATAAAACAAATTAGTACCTTCTTTTGTGCAAAAtagcattttttttttataattcctTTTGTAGTAGTATCTCCTATAAGAAAAGGGAGGGATAAACCGTtctgaaaaattaaatatattcaTAGAAAAACACATTGGCTATAAAtaaaaagcaaatttgaaacCTATCATTTCCACCTAGCAAAAGCACTCAATAAACATAAGAAGATCCAAGAACTTTGAGATATTAGTCTCAAAGCTAAGCAAACAAGGTGAGTATGTATGTTTTTTTTTGGGTGATACACAATACTTCCTATTCACAACTGTTTGAGATTTTGAGCATCACCGGAAGAAAGTAGAAACTCCAGGTTTCTACTAGTTTGTCTGTTAGATGATCTAATCTCCGAAGTAGCCTTCAACTACTATTTTTTCCTAAACACTTATGCTATTTCATCTGCTAGAAGTTTGCTAGTTTGATCTAACAATTTGACCCTTCGAGGCTACTTTGTTCTGCGACTTGATCTAGCAAATGAAGTAGCACTGAGATGTTGTTTGGCCGTTTTAAGACATTTCCAGGTCACTTTGACCTAGTTCTTAGACTTCTTCCTTGTTGGCGATTTCTTTGAAGATTAAGTATTTTTTTatcttcattttgatcacttgTAAGTGATTTGTGATCCCTGTTTCATTGTTGATCAATAATAAAAGCCGGCTGTTTCTCTCGGTGGATATACACAATCACTCACTCAAATTGTGTAACCATGTTAAATGCTTGTGTCTTGTATGTTATTTTGTTTGCATTTTACATTTTCTATATCTTTGTATGTGTTGCTCTCATAATTATACATCTTTAACGTGTTTCCGCATCTTAGTTATCCATTTCGTTGTTGGGTTTTACACTTTTTATGGGACAAGTGTCTACATCTCTTTGGGATATGTTTGAATTGCTAAGGTAATCACGTGGATCCATCATTAGAGCCCCAAccaatggtatcatacccacaaGGAAACATGTCCATAAGGGCATTATGTGCAAATTTTGTAGTTTAGGGACTTGAACTCCAAAATTGTGCTAAAATAGGGACCATATTTGAAGTTTTCTCTAAAGTAATTCATAATTTTAACTATTTAGATTATAATTACATTTatcataatattatatttaaact
This window encodes:
- the LOC122195560 gene encoding probable serine/threonine-protein kinase CST; its protein translation is MRVLIHGYIPNRNFLDIFHRRRVAWDKTMKIAIGVAKGLAFLHTDKRTPLYRTFNASNILLNEDDEAQLYFGWASLSRVRGSFSTTRYNPPEYMATGCWYVKSDVYAFGVTMLDMIAGLGFLDNKQCSSPESLMERATPILSDNYILHEIFEKRLGQGNTPKGAIKVAELILNCLKIAPKNRPSMKEIVATLEGINAIEIR